Proteins encoded in a region of the Kryptolebias marmoratus isolate JLee-2015 linkage group LG14, ASM164957v2, whole genome shotgun sequence genome:
- the LOC112449721 gene encoding molybdopterin synthase sulfur carrier subunit isoform X1 codes for MTAQVIVLYFAKSAELSGLKEEELVAVPTPISSEDLWGLLLQKHPRLVALQGQVVLAVHQQYVAIGDQLVTLADGDEVAVVPPLSGG; via the exons ATGACGGCTCAG GTGATCGTGTTGTACTTCGCTAAGAGTGCAGAGCTGTCAggactgaaggaggaggagcttgTTGCCGTGCCAACACCAATCAGCAGCGAGGACCTGTGGGGGCTGCTGCTACAGAAACACCCCAG GCTGGTGGCGCTGCAGGGTCAGGTGGTCTTGGCGGTGCATCAGCAGTACGTTGCCATTGGCGACCAGCTGGTGACCCTGGCAGACGGAGACGAGGTTGCGGTCGTTCCGCCCCTGAGTGGAGGATAG
- the LOC112449721 gene encoding molybdopterin synthase sulfur carrier subunit isoform X2, with the protein MIQVIVLYFAKSAELSGLKEEELVAVPTPISSEDLWGLLLQKHPRLVALQGQVVLAVHQQYVAIGDQLVTLADGDEVAVVPPLSGG; encoded by the exons ATGATCCAG GTGATCGTGTTGTACTTCGCTAAGAGTGCAGAGCTGTCAggactgaaggaggaggagcttgTTGCCGTGCCAACACCAATCAGCAGCGAGGACCTGTGGGGGCTGCTGCTACAGAAACACCCCAG GCTGGTGGCGCTGCAGGGTCAGGTGGTCTTGGCGGTGCATCAGCAGTACGTTGCCATTGGCGACCAGCTGGTGACCCTGGCAGACGGAGACGAGGTTGCGGTCGTTCCGCCCCTGAGTGGAGGATAG
- the LOC108251738 gene encoding molybdopterin synthase catalytic subunit yields MSEDPREVIRLSRDWLSVQEVVDSVSSSSCGAISVFIGTTREDQVDGRKVVGLEYEAYESMVQSEFSKLCDDIRARWPSVTHVCVHHRLGWVKVGEASVVMAISSPHRHDGQLAIQHCISQLKATVPIWKKEVYDTQEASWKVNSECSWSPGPDETSSESQNLK; encoded by the exons ATGTCTGAGGATCCCAGAGAGGTCATCAGGCTGAGCCGTGATTGGCTGTCTGTACAGGAAGTGGTGGACTCTGTCAGTAGCTCCTCCTGCGGCGCCATCTCAGTATTTATAG GTACGACTCGGGAGGACCAGGTGGACGGCAGGAAGGTGGTCGGTCTGGAGTATGAGGCGTACGAGTCCATGGTCCAATCAGAGTTCTCCAAGCTGTGTGATGACATCAGAGCTCGCTGGCCGAGCGTGACCCATGTCTGCGTCCACCACCGACTcgg GTGGGTGAAAGTGGGCGAGGCCAGCGTCGTCATGGCGATCTCGTCCCCTCACCGCCATGATGGACAGCTGGCGATCCAGCACTGCATCAGCCAGCTGAAGGCCACCGTCCCTATCTGGAAGAAG GAGGTGTACGACACGCAGGAGGCGAGCTGGAAGGTGAATTCTGAGTGTTCCTGGTCCCCGGGTCCAGATGAAACCAGCTCGGAGTCTCAGAACctgaaataa